GCCATTGCGGCTTCTCTGGCATTTCTCACGACGGCCAATGCCGGAATCCTTGCGGGTTCCCGCTACTTGCTAGCCCTCAGCCGAGACGGCATGCTGCCGCAATCGGTTGGAAATGTCGGCGTACGCTTCCATACCCCCCATGTCGCCATCCTTGCGACAGGCGCCCTCGTGATCCTGCCGCTCTTCCTTGATCTCCATATTCTGGTGGAGTCTGCGTCCATCGGACTGATACTGACGAACATGTTTTCGCTCCTCTCGGTGATTATTCTGCGGGAGAGCCGGTTGCAGAATTATCGCCCGGTTTTCCGCGCACCGCTCTATCCCTGGCTGCAGATTGCCGGTTTGATCGGCTTTGCCTTTTTGCTTCTGCAGATGCGCGAAGAAGCGTTCGTCATCAGCGCAGCGTTGGCAATCATAGGCTTCTCCGTTTACTGGTTCTATGGACGTTCTCAGGTCGAGCATGAATCTGCCATTCTTCACGTTCTCCAGCGGCTTACGCCTCGACAACTGGTCCATGGCACACTTGAGGCGGAACTCAAGGAGATCGTCCGCGAACGTGACGAGATCGTTGCGGACCGCTTCGACGAAATGACCGAGAAGTGCCCGGTTCTTGATCTGCAGGGCACGATGCCCCGAGATGAGTTCTTCGCTAGAGTTGCGGATGCCATGTCCCCCCGGCTGGGAGTGCCCAGCGCGACGCTGCTACATCTCCTGATCAAGCGTGAAGAAGGGAGCTCCACGGTCCTTACTACACACCTGGCGATTCCGCACATCATTATCGAAGACTCCACACCTTTCGGAATGCTCATCGCGCGGTGCAAGCCCGGCATCCATTTCGGCGAGGGGGCTACAGAGGTACATACTGTGATTGTGCTTGCGGGACCGATTCAGGAACGCAATTTTCACTTGCGATGCCTGGCGGCTATTGCTCAAGTCGTTCAGGCGGATGACTTTACTATGCGATGGCTTGCCGCGCCCGGGGAACAAGCTCTTCGGGATCTATTCGTCCTTTCGCGACGCCACCGAGGATAACCGGTGCGGCGCAGGTGCAGGCAGT
The Lentisphaerota bacterium DNA segment above includes these coding regions:
- a CDS encoding amino acid permease — translated: MELKKSLGVIHVFCIAAGAMISSGIFVLPGLAYAMAGPAVVLSYLLAGVLAATGLLSTAELATAMPKAGSDYYFITRSVGPAFGTIAGVLNWISFSLKSAFALVGMAALIRLLAPIDMRISGVILGVVFVGINLVGVKEAAHLQVALVLGLMALMLVYVFYGLPVISLGNYEPFAPRGMGAVFSTAGLVFVSYGGLLKVASLAEEVRNPGHTIPAGMILALVLVGICYAMMVAVTVGVVTPEVLSGTLTPIADGALVVMGRAGGIAMAIAASLAFLTTANAGILAGSRYLLALSRDGMLPQSVGNVGVRFHTPHVAILATGALVILPLFLDLHILVESASIGLILTNMFSLLSVIILRESRLQNYRPVFRAPLYPWLQIAGLIGFAFLLLQMREEAFVISAALAIIGFSVYWFYGRSQVEHESAILHVLQRLTPRQLVHGTLEAELKEIVRERDEIVADRFDEMTEKCPVLDLQGTMPRDEFFARVADAMSPRLGVPSATLLHLLIKREEGSSTVLTTHLAIPHIIIEDSTPFGMLIARCKPGIHFGEGATEVHTVIVLAGPIQERNFHLRCLAAIAQVVQADDFTMRWLAAPGEQALRDLFVLSRRHRG